The segment atcacAGATAAAGGTTTTTAGCTGatatttaatgtgcatttttgtACACTTTGTTATTGTGTAAATATGTGATCTGTAGAAATGAAATGTTGCAAACAATCAAAGTTCACCTGAGAGCCTGGAAATGTAAATGTGTCCACAGCCAGAGCAATTTTCAGTACACAAGGATCAAATATTTGCAGTCTGTGTCCCCtttaggaagatttccctttacttcctgtgtcagtgacacaacaggaagtcaaAGGATTCCCTTCTTCAACCATCTCCAGGGCATACAGGGGCTCATCACTCACAGACATCAATGAAAGCCTGACCGGTTTAAATGCTTCCACAATTTTTGGCAAGGGATGGGCGGTAAGCAAATGACTGGAAACCGATTTCAGAAGCCAAATGCACTCAATGAATTCCAGATCTGAAGCTCTGATAATGGTTAACCCATCTCCCGCCCTTCTGCTTCAATGATCTGCAGTTGTTTTGAACTTTGACCCGAGTTAAAATAGCAAACAGCTGTGACAGGCTGGACACGTTACAGAATAACTACAGGGAGGGCCCCGGGGCCCCAAACCGAGCCTTGGATCAAAACAGCcttcaataaatgtgtttatctGACTGGTTGTGGATGTTTTTGTtgctttggatagagtggggaaaggtGGGAAGCTCTGGATGATTTTATTGCCGACTGTGTCCCCATTGCAGAGATTCTGCTTACTTCCTGTCTCGGTGACACCTTGTGAGTTGGAGGGTTATAGGTGTcactgaacaggaagtgagaggaatcCCCCCAGCAGGTAAAgtagacagatataaaaaatcttCCCTTCAGCATCCAAATCTCAGTGGTATGTTGGTGATATCCCACAGGTTACATGGGGTAAACCAAGAGAGGGGGGAAGTTAAGAAAGGGGACGGGCTATTAggcatctttttatattttgattggaCGGGATCAGCTTAAAGAATcctgaatttgtattttatttggccTAAATATTCCAAGTCTTTccaatggaatatttttttttaaaacgttgAGGTTATGGAAGGCAAGAACCTCAGGGGAGGGTGTCACCAGAGTGAGGCTACAGGAGGCTGGAAAGGGGGAGGTGCTTGTGTGAGGTTACAGCAGGCTGGGACTGGAAGGGGGAGGTTCTTGTGTGAAGTCACATGAGGCTGGTAATAAGAGATGCAAGGGGGAGGTACTTATCTGAGGTTACAGGAACCTGGGACTGGAAAGGGGAAACTACAAGGGGCAGGGCCTGAAATGGGGAGATACTTTTGTAAGGATACAGGTGCCAGGGATAGGGAGTTGGGGGAGGTGCTTGTATGAGGTTACAGAAGGTTAGGACAGGTAGGTGGAGGTATTGGTGCAGGTTAGAGGATGCAGGAAGTTGGGGGGGGGGTACCTGAATGAGGTTATGGTGTTCTGGAACCTCCGGGGTGGGTCTCACCAGTGTGTCAGTGttcaaccaacaaaaaaaaaaagtccaccaaCAATCAGCAGGAGGCGGAGCAGTGACCCCAGACCTGCAAAATTAGAAGCTGTGTAACCCTAAAGGGTCAGTCACTTCAGCTGATATCTTAATATTGGGCAGCTACCAAATTTTAGCCCCACCCACTAATTCCATAGCTCCTCCCATGAGTTCCAAACCTCTTCCAAGCACTGTTGGTCACAGTCCTGATGTGTTCTCAGCTCCGCCCACCATTACATCATTTGTCCTGCTGCTGACACCTCACAGGCTGGGGCCCCCTTTGTAATGTAAAAGTTTGGTACTTTATTCCACCCATGAAATATCAGTGATGGATGGCGCCTTTAATGAAACCAGGACTGGGACAGGTCCTAGATCactttggtgggggggggggtatcattATTAAAACCCTTCCTCACCCTTGCCGTATGTTTCTATGGCTGGCGTCAGTTTGATGTATGAACGCTTTTCCAGGACCGCATTTTACGACCCATCCGTCATCGTCCATCGATTTCCCGTCAGCCCTAATGGAGGacgaatattaaatatttataacagttGGGGGGAGGGCAGGCTACCAAAGATGGCTGCCATTGAGGTGTCACCGCTGCGGCTTTATTAAATAGAGATTAGGAGGGTTCCCAGGCGCGGGGCCCCTAATCTATGGCAATAATATACCTTTCAGTCCTCGCTCAGAATATGGATTCATTTCAGATGTTTCCGCAGCCGGCTATTAGTTAAGGATCCCGCCAGCAACGGGTGTTTATCCTTCGCATCGTTGGCCCGCTGGCCGCCATCTTGGTTCAAGTGTCCCGTGAAGCAGCAGGAttggcatgacagccaggaaCGTTGTATTTTCAGTCCggaataataaacagaaaaccaCATCACGTCAAGAGATTTAATTCAGAACAAGACAGTACAAGATATTCCATATCCGCGTTCCAGATGATTGGACGgtacaccccccacccccataaCATTTGTCATTATTTCTGATGATGTCCTCAGAGGTGAAatagaagaacccagaagagctCTCTGAAATACAACAGCGGAGCCCATGTGAAAATGTTACTTTCTGGTGTGTGAGTTGTCCATTTCCCAACTGACTTTTTGCAGCAGCTGGAAAATGTAAAGAGGAAATTGTATCAGCTGAGTCAGCTCTTCCTGTAAAGAATAGAAAGCATCACTTTGAATGAAATGGATGAAAATGGATCTTTGGAAGGTTCTAGATGcagcagggaagggttaaaacctttGTTAAGCTTTAATTATTGTCAGGAGAAAGAATTTGCCTCATTTCCAGTGCGTTCACTAGGACAAAGTGTGTGGTAATATCACCAACATAAACGCTGACCTCCATAACAACCTAACAAAGGGTATACCCTTGGCCTCCATTAGGGCTGCCACCCTTTCCCCACAAAAATTGTGGAagttgcactttttattttttgtcacatAACCATTAGATGTTTgggttttccttttgttttctaaaaccaacaacattttcaaaatattttttgaaaaaaaaatagtttaaaatcaattttatgtttgtgtaagCCCACCCCTGATTAGCATTTACCCTGCCCCTTTATGACCATATTTGGAAAAACCAAACCCACACAAATTAGACTGATCCTCATAGGCAGGGCCAGAATTCTGAATTAGGACTCAACAAAGGCCGGAGAACAAttgtaggttttaaaaaaataatttttaaaattgacGTCGGAAACAGAGTTTGATGCAAACTGAAAATGTCCCGACATTGGGAATATTTTTGTTATCGAAGAGgaaaatttttgtaattttggtattCTCTCTAGAATGTACACCATAGGCGGGACTGGTTCCCAATTATTTCTTTTATCtaagcaaacaaaaatatgaaaaaatggggTTAATGCCCAGCTTAAGGGGGTTCAAGGGGGAAAAAATAAGTGGaacttaaagagaaccagtcatgagCCAATATAACAATATGAAAACCCTGGCTTTGATTATTTCAAAGCTTACATTTACTCCAACTGAGCCATCCAGAAGGAGTCCATCAAGGGGGTGACCTAAAGTCTTCCACTTCCAGCTAGTTCAACTGTCCGACCTTACATGCTGTCTCCCACCTCCTGAGTGTGCATAACACACAGTGCCACGTAGTAAGGTGATATGTAAACATCTAAGGGGTATGTGATTTGATACGATGCACACTCTGAGGTTGGGAGACAGCATGGGGGAAGGGTCAGCTGAGTCTCAAGTTAAATAATCTGGCTAAAAACCCAGTTAAAGGTATAGTGACACCAGGTAATATCTGACCCCTGTCCCTGAAGATTGGGTGTCAGGTAAAATACCTGGCTGCCTCTGTTTCCTGAGTAAGCATGTAGCCAGTGAGGCCAGGACACAGTGTTTTTGCTGGCCCTTTTTGGTGCAGGTTTCCCTTAAGACTCTCAGACATGCCCAGCCATTACCGCTGCTCTTTACGGGAAATCTCATCACAAGAAGCCAGCGATTATAAACTCAGACTCCGAATGTAAACAGTGCAGCCAAAATTGGAGCAGAATTGGAAGCGGCAGACATAACGCAGGGGTGACATCAGGAGGATCAAAGATGGACTacacatggggggggggtcattctGTAACCGTTGAGGCTCGTCGTATTGTTTGATGGCTGTAGTGCAACCATGTCATAAGGAAAAATACCATTACATGTCCCCATTATTTGCACCTGTAATCTTGCCTGTAATAAACCTCCTGTCTGAAGGTGACAACACTTGTAACTATAAAGTAGCAGCGTTGTCACCGGTGCCACCCTTTGCTCAAATCCATTATCTAAAAAATTGCTTTGTATTTGAAGGaaggataaaaaaatagatatctCCTTACTTGGATTGCTGGCAGGATCTAGTAATtgcacaaaacaccaaaacataGACAAATCAATCAATAAAGCAAATGCCCTTTTTTCTCATTTCCCTTTCTCCTGCCATCCAATGAGAGCTATGGTGGAATAAGGGGCCCATAaggtcagttttcctttttataccACAAAAGTCTCCAGTCTTTGCAGACAGAGGCAGCAAAACACTACATTGGAAGGTCAAAGAAAGCTTCCCATGACCCTTTGGGACCTGCATGTATCTAAGGCCATCCCATGAGGGACAATCTGGAGGAATGTATAGAGGAATTGGTGCCCTCTGCATTGAATCAAGCAgctacaaatttatttttttagcaaagacTTGGCAACCATGGTGCCAACAGGTGTAAGGACAGTAACGGGCATTTGGGGTCTCCAGAATTTACCTACAGGAAGCTCTTCATTAGGAAAATATGGAAGCCACCATAGATAACCTCTACAGGTGCTTGGTTGAGCATCCTGAGGCACTGACCTGGAACCAATATACAGGTAAAGCCTTACAAAATTTCCCcaaattttcctaattttacaaaaattttgtaaattatcCCACCAAATCATTTTGTACACTGATGGATGGGAGATGATGTGGTATACCAGTTTGACCCCGAGGTTTTTTGTTCCCAAGGTGCCACAGTGGCACCCAAGCCCTTTTATATCTGTACCAATGTCTTCAAACCATCTCTATTTCAACCACCCTTGCCCCATTCGCACAACAAAACTTGTAAACAAAGTCTCGAGTTGGGTggcatcaccaaaaaaaaaaattgcagtcacaTAGGGAGCAGATTGGTGGTCATAGAAAAATTAGCTACAACAAGAATCATAAAATCCACAAGTTCTCAAAATTTATGACCATGGAAGATCTCTTCGTGTGGAAGATTCCACAATGTCTTTGCTGGCTCAAGGTAGGAAAAGTCCCTTGGCTCCTCGTTTTTGGTCTTTGAAGAAGGCCTCTTGTGCAAAAGGAACACACAAATGTCAGGTGACACTGGTGGTCTCAGAAGAACCTCCTTGCCCCGCCCCCCGAAAAAATGGGCACCTTGAGTTCAGCATTAAATAGCGGTTGAAGGATCTGGACATTCCAGGCAAGAGTGGTGACCACATTGTCCATCATCACAATTTGCCCTCATCGATGAGTTTGTTCATTCCATGGCAAATTTTCTGCAAGTGGGGCCTCATTGACCCCTGGGGGTCGTAGAGCTGGCTCAGCATATCTTTGTTCGCAAAGTGGTTGAAGACGTGTTGGATGCGGCCATGGGATTTGGGGGTCAAGTGTTTGTCCACCAGGCGGAGGAGCAAGTTTTTACATTCCGTGAGGATGTCCGGTAATACCTCCTTCTCGTACGTAAAGTCTACTTCATAGAAACTAATGGCGGTCATGGCCCCGTTGTGCAGTTTGTTCTTAAAGTCCTCGGCCAGCATCAGTTCATCGGCACTGAATCGATTGTGACGATAGAGGACGCCGATCTTCACGGCAATCTTGATCAGGTTTTTGATGACCTTCTGGGACTCGGCGTTGTTTTTGGTGTACTCCTTCGATACGCGGTACAGCTCGTCCAGGACCTCGCTGCTGGTCTCGTCGATGAACATGTTGACCATGGACTTGCTGGCCATGCGACTCAGGATCTTCTTCTGAGCCTGGAGGGCCAGATCTTTGGAACTGAACGTCTCCATGGC is part of the Pyxicephalus adspersus chromosome 12, UCB_Pads_2.0, whole genome shotgun sequence genome and harbors:
- the TNFAIP8L2 gene encoding tumor necrosis factor alpha-induced protein 8-like protein 2, whose amino-acid sequence is METFSSKDLALQAQKKILSRMASKSMVNMFIDETSSEVLDELYRVSKEYTKNNAESQKVIKNLIKIAVKIGVLYRHNRFSADELMLAEDFKNKLHNGAMTAISFYEVDFTYEKEVLPDILTECKNLLLRLVDKHLTPKSHGRIQHVFNHFANKDMLSQLYDPQGSMRPHLQKICHGMNKLIDEGKL